Part of the Nicotiana sylvestris chromosome 2, ASM39365v2, whole genome shotgun sequence genome, ATATAATTTTATGTTATATGTATAACAATCTAAAACAAATTCTgtcaatttcttttttcttttttttttggggtgggggtgggggtgggggtgttAATTAGGGTGAAAGAATTAATGATGAATGGCCTTGTTCATTGCAGTATCAGTATGGTTATGGCTCCTACACTGCCCCGTGTTAATGAGAGTTTCTTTTAAGTTTATTACAAGTGGGGGTCCAAAAAACCAAAATTTTGATTCTCCCTCAATGATAGCACTTCCCAATTGACTAATTACATCTATCTCTTCTTTTGCTTGCACTGCTCAGACAGAAATGGGTTTCtcttttctttactttatttcttGGTTTCTAGATACGTTTTCTTTTGGCCTTTGACAAGCCATTTTTAAATATTCTCTGATGCTTTTGTCAAAAGTTATGattctttttggtatttttacttttttagaaTTCCTTTTTGATCTTTTCTAGTTGCTGAGCTTTCTATCTTAATCTCTACTTACACTTGGCAAGTATTTTTGCCAATATGGTGTCTTTAGTATTATTAGCCATGATTTTATGAACCCTTGGCTGGCATTTTCATGGACCATTTtggaaagtaaactgaatatCAAAGAATTTCTATATAGGAAAAACATGTTTAGTTGGGTAAATGAAATTCTAGTAGGATTCATCCCAATAATATAAAAAAGAGCAGCATGGTGCCCTAAACTCCCGCTATGCGCGAGGTCAGGGAAGGACCACACCACAAGGAtctattgtacgcaaccttactgtgtatttctgcaagaggttgtttccacggctcaaACTCGCGACCTCCTAACTACATGGCAGCCCTCCCAAGCCATGTAAATGTGGAAGTTGTACATTGGATCTGATGTGGGATTGCACATATATAGGGAGAAGATATTCTAAGAGGTTGTTTGGTTGATGGTATTTGATAATTAATTCCAACGTAAAATAATATTGTACAATAAAATAACCACGGCATAACTAAGGCAGCTTTCGTTGATAACCCAGGAAAACATACATGGAGAAGCTTCTTTATAATTATTTGTTACTGATGCTTCTATTTCTGAATGATCTGTTTTTCTTTCCTCCGGCCCCCACAAATATGGCTTCAGAATCACTTCATGATTTCAGTCGAACGTGGGATGAGATGCTTCTTCTGTATACGTATAATATCAACCAGAGACAGCCATTCCTTTTCCTTTGTATCTTGTTTTATATAAGTTGCATGAGAATATCCATCAGTCACCTCCAAGTAAGTGCCTTTACAATCTTTCTGTTAAGGGAAAATATTAAATGTCTTTTACTTTAATTTGTAGTAGATGTAATAGAGAAGCTCTTCACGGCCGTGCGGGTGGAGCTTTGTAATAATAAATACAATGATGAAAAGTGTAAATTAAGTGGATGCCTTTTTATCCACCACTTAATTACTGCTTTGTTTTGCATGTCAAGCAAAGGTTTTCTCGATCGAGTGTCCCATTCACTAACTTCTTTGTTCCGATTGAAAAGAAGTTTGTGAATTTTCAAATGAACTAGGATGCTATTGTGGGAAGTACGCACcgtaattttttgaaaaaagagagGATAAACTAAACAAAACTAAGCTAAGTGGTGTTACTCGATTGTAGTTTTCACGTATATAAAGCAGTGTATTAATTTGTATTGATGATGAGCTTCCAATTGCTTCTTCAACCATGCATTCATTCCTTGCCACTAATTTAATTTATTTACCATTGAGTACTCGTTGATGTCCAAATGAGATGATTTAAATATAAAACCCATGTATTTTAGGAAAGAATTTAATATTCATTTGTCTAATAGTActatttatttttgattgataGAAATGTTAGCTTTGGGCAAATACTTTTGCAATTCGCCAACTATTCACGGGCCAAGGCCGCTGTTTGCCAAAAGCAATAATACTCACTTTTAAGCttgctatttaaaatatattcataatttacaatatatttaaagattagcTAATTCACCCAAACTTCAAAACTTAGTGTCTTGAatttttgagctgctaatttGAATTTCAAGACTAAGTGTTCTGAATTTCTCAACTGCTAATTTAAGGACATAAGATTCAAACTTCTGAGTACAATTTTCGAACTTTAGGAAACAATGTCctgaagtttgaactttgagGTTTAAACTTCAGGATGTCGTATCCTGAAGTTTGAGCGAAATTGGCTAATCTTTAAACATATTGTAAACTGTGGATATATTTTAAAGCTGAAAAGTGGTTACCTGGTGTCATTTCCACGTAAACAGGGGCATTTGCATCCGTACCCGCTTTTTggatcacgttttaacttgtactcgctttgcaaaaaaaattacaagtgtACCCaatttttcgcgtaacttcagcatacgggcctGAAGTAACAAAAATTGTTGAACCaagtatgctgaagtttttgtttataattgttgaacttaagcattctagtagctgaagtttttgtttgtaattgttgaacttaagcattttagtagctgaagttttgttctctatttgctgaagtttttgtttgtaattgctgaacttcagcatgttttagctgaagtttttcGTGTAAACTTAGTgttggctgaagtttttgtttgtaattgttgaacttaagcattctagtagctgaagttttgttctccatttgctgaagtttttgtttgtaattccTGAACTttagcatgttttagctgaagtttttcaCGTAAACTTAGTgttggctgaagtttttgtttgtaattgttgaacctAAGCATTCTAGCcgttgaagttttgttctctaccCTCCGTGCTAATATTTAACACAAAATGTCAGTTGTTTTTCTTCTCATCTTGACTAATTATGCTTCGTTGATTTCTTTGCATTTTCCAACTGGTAGGGAATTCTAGTATATTGCACTGTACTGCTACTCTTAACCTATCTTGATTTAACTAGTATTCCTACTATAGTAATTTGTTTTTACAGCAAGACACATTTCTTTTTAAACTTTGGTTCTTTAATCCGTCAAGAGTGCAAATTTTGTTACAGAAATGCTGAGATTTATATTTGACTAACAGAAAAATAGGTCTCCATATAAAATTATTGTTTATTCGCCAAATTATAGCAGCACCAATAGCaatagaagaaagaagaagaagaagaaaacgaaggaggaaaAGGAGGAGGAAAAGGAGGAGGAAAAAGGgattgaagttgtttaaaaagtaggtacaagttaaaacttttaaaaaaaataagtataggttaaatggggtcGAACAAATAAGACGCCCCATGCTATTTTTACCATAAACAGCAAGTTTAGCCCATTCAGCTAAGAGCAGAACAAGATCCAGCTTACAGTGGACGACCCAATTAAAGTCATTCAACGAAGGGAcgagaagggggggggggagtgCATGGTTAGCCGCTAacaacacatgtatttacttttaagccactgtttaaaatgtctttatttttagtcactgctttaataaattttaactgcccgaacgaaaatacccttctactcatgtccttaacttttgaacttaagttcaggacttcaggactacatgtccttaacttttgaacttggaactctaagttcaggactttaggattacatgtccttaacttttgaacatgtccttaacttttgaacttggaactctaagttcaggacttcaggactacatatccttaacttttgaacatatccttaacttttgaacttggaactctaaatttaggacttcaagactacatgtccttaacttttgaacatgtccttaacgtttgaacttggaactctaagttcaggacttctgGACTactccttaacttttgaactttgaactctaagttcaggacttcacaACTACATgtcattaacttttgaacttggaactctaagttcaggacttcaagactacatgtccttaacttttgaacttaacttcaggacttcaggattacatgtccttaacttttgaacttgtaactgtaagttcaggaccaagtatccttaacttttgagcttgttagtctaagtggtccttaacttttgggcttcttagcctaagttctggacctattgtccttaacttttgagcttgttagtctaagttcaggacttcagaacctattgtccttaacttttgaacttgtaattgtaAGTTAAGGACCTAATTTTTTGTATGTAAAGTTCCCCAGACAGATGTCTGGCTGTTGTATTGCAAAAAAAGATCAGTGGGGGGGACTATACCTTACCTCAGAACCAAATACTACATGGTGATTCCTATCACCCAAAAAGGACAACAGATTATTCTACCAATATACTGCCATACCTATATATACATCATATTCAACTAACAAAAAAATTGTTTTTCTCATATTTTGTTCTCATACTAGGCATTTGCCACTTATCCATAATGAAGGCGCCTTTAGCTTCTTTTGGGAGATGTTCGAAGGATTGGCAAATCAAATTTGTTCTAGAGATGGAGGCTATTTTGGCTAAAACATCAGCAACCTGATTGCCTTCTCTATAACGGTGTTGGACTATTGCATTTGCATGCTGGACCAGACTTGTAATTCTCTCCGTCACTATCTTTAGCTTCATGTTCTTAATTCCATCTTGATTGACCATGATTACTATGATATTTGAGTCAAGATCGAGAATAAAATTAGTGAAACCTAACTGGTTACACCATTTTCCTCCGAACTCAGCAGCTCGAGCTTTAGCCATGTTATGATTGTCACAGTCAATCGACATTGCGAATGCCATGATGAAATTTCCCTCATCGTCTCTGATGATTCCTCCTATACCAGCTTTCCCACTTTCCTTGATGTAACTTCCATCTGTGTTAATTTTGACTTTGCCATGGGGCGGAGGATGCCACTAAACTTGCCTCCATGTTTGGACAGGTTTCAATCTTTCAATTTTGTAGCAAAGACAGTGGTGTGGGGCATCTCCATTTGGCATGAGCTTGGTTACCATGGATTTGAGATTCCTATCACCTGATGTTTCATGACATTATGATGAAATTTCCTTTGTGTGCCATATCTACATGAACTT contains:
- the LOC104250108 gene encoding uncharacterized protein, which codes for MVSADSHGWKNMLKTRQKVEFRIKWSIQNGSSSFWWDNWTGDGPLAHQVQGIRKSAKTQVKDFLTNGQWDINRLNQVLPSHITDFICRIDIGNDAEDDFPIWTLSDDGNVPQVKSMQHVFVESEAAKRIWKNIGNPLCIIHPNAPIAAIFNNWWDAKIKNKIHGLVLQAAPTLICWKIWKQRSSCRYGTQRKFHHNVMKHQWHPPPHGKVKINTDGSYIKESGKAGIGGIIRDDEGNFIMAFAMSIDCDNHNMAKARAAEFGGKWCNQLGFTNFILDLDSNIIVIMVNQDGIKNMKLKIVTERITSLVQHANAIVQHRYREGNQVADVLAKIASISRTNLICQSFEHLPKEAKGAFIMDKWQMPSMRTKYEKNNFFVS